A window from Ictalurus punctatus breed USDA103 unplaced genomic scaffold, Coco_2.0 Super-Scaffold_100046, whole genome shotgun sequence encodes these proteins:
- the LOC108262618 gene encoding TBC1 domain family member 10A, translating into MMEWFMCAFSRTLPWASALRVWDMFLCDGVKMIFCVGLVVLTSMLGTRDKLKACPGQYETMEVLRAIEPRYMQEGFFVLQVLELQVSAQDVEREQRTQLKRWKKKHGKPGPKLPQRMHSARTIMATEPHTHQDLRQKPTIMVQYPSAPEEKSEPNLRKKRGSLKKNQALIPNPYALPGESKPSQILDMQLLNQENLNLVLPNTPSHPPRLPTMQENQVKETSTSTERLVQRPRIPPSIRNWRNLSLCNIYPSLLLLYTDHLQRSVLTC; encoded by the exons ATGATGGAGTGGTTCATGTGCGCCTTCTCCAGAACTCTGCCCTGGGCCTCGGCCCTCAGAGTGTGGGACATGTTCCTGTGTGACg GAGTGAAAATGATATTCTGTGTGGGTTTGGTGGTGTTGACGTCCATGCTGGGTACTCGGGATAAGCTCAAGGCCTGTCCGGGTCAGTATGAGACCATGGAGGTCCTCAGAGCGATTGAGCCTAGATACATGCAGGAGGGCTTCTTCGTGCTCCAG GTTCTGGAGTTGCAGGTATCGGCACAGGACGTGGAACGTGAGCAACGCACGCAGCTGAAGCGCTGGAAGAAGAAGCACGGAAAGCCCGGCCCCAAACTCCCTCAGAGAATGCACAGTGCTCGCACCATCATGGCCACCGAGCCTCATACACACCAAGACCTCCGCCAGAAACCCACCATTATGGTCCAGTACCCATCGGCCCCTGAGGAGAAGTCCGAGCCGAACCTcaggaagaagagagggagcCTGAAGAAAAACCAAGCCCTCATTCCGAACCCCTACGCTCTACCTGGCGAGTCTAAACCTAGTCAGATATTGGACATGCAGCTTCTGAACCAGGAAAATCTCAATCTTGTACTTCCAAATACACCATCACATCCACCACGGCTCCCTACAATGCAGGAAAatcaggtcaaagagacgagcACTTCTACAGAGCGACTCGTGCAGCGTCCTCGAATTCCTCCATCGATAAGAAACTGGCGGAATCTATCCCTCTGCAACATCTATCCCTCCTTACTGCTCCTGTACACGGATCACCTTCAGCGTAGCGTCCTCACCTGCTGA